A region of bacterium DNA encodes the following proteins:
- a CDS encoding valine--tRNA ligase, with protein sequence MPTVQLDKAYNPSAVESALYESWESRGYFTAPVRKDRKPFVIMIPPPNVTGVLTMGHVLNNSLQDVLIRWHRMSGEDALWLPGMDHAGIATQIKVEAELSKQGLTRYDLGREKMIERIWEWKEHHGGIILKQLRKLGASCDWTRERFTLDPSLSRAVSTIFVRLYNKGLIYRGKRIVNWDPVSRTALSDEQVDYRTVSSHLWHIRYPLSDGSGHLVVATTRPETMLGDTAVAVHPEDERYQSIIGKTVDLPLVGRKIPVIADEYVDRSFGTGCVKVTPAHDPNDFEMGMRHDLEFITVIGPDGKMTDSASEAYRGLSREECRKLVIRDLEEQGAMEKIEPYTHQVGHNERSGTVIEPLLSEQWFVRMKSLAEPAIAAVREGKVKFYPKHWEKTYFHWLENVRDWCISRQIWWGHRIPLWTVKETGEIICSADDPTKDAKYAGLTLEQDPDVLDTWFSSWLWPFSTLGWPEETADLKHFFPTSALVTAPDIIFLWVARMIMASEEVFEVEPFKDVYFTGIVRDMRGRKMSKSLGNSPDPLAVIDQFGADALRFTMILQTPLGGDIRFGTELCEMGRNFANKIWNASRLLLMNLPEEGEEFPFLPVDCMSTPPANLIDRWITSRFFTTTQEVTRALEEMRFADAAKILYAFVWNDFCDWYLELIKTRLQAGGDQRNEALAHALGILHGFLRLLHPFMPFITEEIFQTLRKLSENHWPEAQRTETIMFAPFPTVRTEFMDAAVEEEFSLLQDVINSLRNIRGELRIARSVNMTAGVIGAAGPQADFLRDFAPVIQRLAGIEELHFDSAKPRGSASAVVQNLEIYVPLGGLIDLAVEQARLSKEQDRLVKLVQSTRARLSNEQFVKNADPEVVEAERVKLASLEAALDKVVRYVEEINAITEA encoded by the coding sequence ATGCCAACCGTTCAACTCGATAAAGCTTACAATCCTTCCGCGGTCGAAAGCGCGCTCTATGAGTCGTGGGAATCCCGCGGCTACTTCACCGCGCCGGTTCGCAAGGACCGCAAACCCTTCGTCATCATGATCCCGCCGCCCAATGTGACGGGCGTGCTGACTATGGGCCACGTGCTCAACAACTCCCTGCAGGATGTTCTCATCCGCTGGCACCGCATGAGCGGCGAGGACGCGCTCTGGCTGCCGGGCATGGACCATGCGGGCATTGCCACGCAGATCAAAGTCGAGGCCGAACTCTCCAAGCAGGGATTGACCCGCTACGATCTGGGCCGGGAGAAGATGATTGAGCGGATCTGGGAGTGGAAGGAACACCACGGCGGCATCATTCTCAAGCAGCTCCGCAAACTCGGCGCCTCCTGCGACTGGACCCGCGAGCGCTTTACCCTCGATCCCAGTCTGTCGCGTGCCGTTTCGACGATCTTCGTTCGCCTCTACAACAAGGGCCTCATCTATCGCGGCAAACGGATTGTCAACTGGGACCCGGTCTCCCGCACAGCGCTCTCCGATGAGCAGGTGGACTACCGCACGGTGTCCTCGCATCTGTGGCATATTCGCTATCCGCTGAGCGACGGTTCCGGCCATCTGGTGGTGGCGACAACCCGCCCCGAGACCATGCTCGGTGACACCGCCGTCGCCGTCCACCCCGAAGACGAGCGCTATCAGAGCATCATCGGCAAGACGGTGGATCTGCCTCTGGTGGGGCGCAAGATTCCGGTTATCGCCGACGAGTATGTGGACCGCTCCTTCGGCACCGGCTGCGTCAAAGTCACGCCGGCGCACGACCCCAACGATTTCGAAATGGGCATGCGCCACGATCTCGAGTTCATTACCGTTATCGGCCCCGATGGCAAGATGACCGACTCCGCTTCCGAAGCCTATCGCGGCCTGTCCCGCGAGGAATGCCGCAAACTGGTGATTCGCGACCTTGAAGAGCAGGGCGCGATGGAGAAAATCGAGCCCTATACGCATCAGGTCGGCCACAATGAGCGCAGCGGCACGGTCATCGAGCCTTTGCTCTCAGAGCAGTGGTTTGTGCGTATGAAGAGTCTTGCCGAGCCGGCCATCGCCGCCGTGCGCGAAGGCAAGGTCAAATTCTATCCCAAGCATTGGGAGAAGACCTATTTCCACTGGCTGGAAAACGTGCGCGACTGGTGCATCTCCCGCCAGATCTGGTGGGGCCACCGCATTCCGCTCTGGACCGTCAAGGAGACCGGGGAGATCATCTGCTCGGCGGACGATCCCACCAAGGATGCCAAATACGCCGGCCTGACTCTCGAACAGGATCCCGACGTGCTCGACACATGGTTCTCTTCCTGGCTCTGGCCATTTTCCACGCTCGGTTGGCCCGAAGAGACGGCGGACCTCAAGCATTTCTTTCCCACCAGTGCGCTCGTCACGGCTCCGGACATCATTTTCCTGTGGGTCGCGCGCATGATCATGGCTTCCGAGGAAGTCTTCGAGGTCGAGCCGTTCAAGGATGTCTACTTCACCGGCATCGTGCGCGACATGCGTGGCCGCAAAATGTCCAAGTCGCTGGGCAATTCGCCCGATCCGCTGGCGGTAATTGACCAATTCGGCGCGGACGCTCTGCGCTTCACCATGATTCTGCAGACGCCCCTCGGCGGCGACATTCGCTTCGGCACCGAACTCTGTGAGATGGGCCGCAACTTCGCCAACAAGATCTGGAATGCTTCGCGTCTGCTGCTCATGAATCTCCCCGAGGAGGGCGAAGAATTCCCCTTCCTGCCCGTGGACTGCATGAGCACACCGCCCGCCAATCTGATTGACCGCTGGATTACCTCGCGCTTCTTTACCACCACTCAGGAAGTCACCCGCGCGCTCGAAGAGATGCGCTTTGCCGATGCCGCGAAGATCCTCTATGCGTTTGTGTGGAATGACTTCTGCGACTGGTACCTCGAACTGATCAAGACACGCCTGCAAGCCGGTGGCGATCAACGCAATGAAGCTCTGGCGCACGCGCTCGGAATCCTGCACGGTTTCCTGCGCCTGCTGCATCCGTTCATGCCGTTCATTACGGAAGAAATCTTCCAGACGCTGCGCAAGCTGTCGGAAAATCACTGGCCCGAGGCCCAGCGCACCGAAACCATTATGTTTGCGCCGTTCCCCACGGTCCGCACGGAGTTCATGGACGCGGCGGTGGAAGAAGAATTCTCGCTGTTGCAGGATGTTATCAATTCGCTGCGCAATATTCGGGGTGAACTGCGTATTGCCCGCTCGGTGAACATGACCGCCGGCGTTATCGGCGCAGCGGGACCGCAAGCGGACTTCCTGCGCGACTTTGCTCCCGTTATCCAGCGTCTTGCCGGAATCGAAGAACTGCATTTCGACAGCGCCAAGCCGCGTGGCAGCGCATCTGCCGTCGTGCAGAATCTGGAAATCTACGTGCCGCTGGGTGGTCTGATTGACCTTGCCGTCGAACAGGCGCGGCTCTCCAAAGAGCAGGATCGTCTGGTCAAGCTCGTGCAATCCACCCGGGCCCGGCTAAGCAATGAGCAGTTCGTGAAGAATGCCGATCCGGAAGTGGTGGAGGCGGAGCGCGTCAAGCTTGCCAGTCTCGAAGCTGCATTGGACAAAGTTGTTCGCTATGTCGAAGAGATCAACGCTATCACTGAGGCCTGA
- a CDS encoding M23 family metallopeptidase — MDDSLRSPARYQFPLARTLSWGCLLLFALLSAAHAEDLLWPLGGEKSITGGFADTRPDHFHGGLDIHTGPEHLPVMAPADGWIERIQIVPPGYGHVLYFRLPDGRTAVFGHLDHFNPVLEKMMRDSQLVTGSCSVDLLFDKPAPERQFQRGDVLAYTGHSGAGPAHFHYEIREGAVQTDPLLYYGPHDNQPPKILSVRWTTLSDFSPSDIGQPILGGGGKKGRRAPGGNAISASAPVAFFVQAYDPGPWGRNATPYVMRVKVDGLPVYEDTTGRINLAGPRNIYEKTVWPFKSGKHNDLWRLFDEPAPPEYQDSARDGRGWLSHLNHADVTIEIGDRGGNVTAAHFTVTSGAWPRVTPKPLPREIRIGEFCLDTKSDPVAAWARITELGSDEISIGPAGFAFSGKTKLCHCLRDLERKQGAFVYERGGKSIRAQWPSLSEAGDTLSCQILRGGIYGVGFDHEPPLLTLSAKGDRLGFHLTDDLSGVDYTALRCTVDGLTAIADFEFEERGGDIWTRQPLNRGAHEISFTAADRAGNSRTWHETVMLR; from the coding sequence ATGGATGACTCTCTCCGGTCTCCTGCTCGGTATCAGTTTCCGCTGGCGCGAACACTGAGCTGGGGATGTCTGCTGCTGTTCGCATTGCTGTCCGCTGCCCACGCTGAAGATCTGCTCTGGCCCCTTGGCGGCGAAAAATCGATCACGGGCGGTTTCGCCGATACCCGGCCCGATCATTTTCACGGCGGCCTCGATATTCATACCGGCCCCGAACATCTCCCCGTCATGGCTCCCGCCGACGGTTGGATCGAGCGTATACAAATTGTCCCGCCCGGCTACGGGCATGTGCTCTACTTCCGTTTGCCCGATGGCCGCACGGCCGTATTCGGCCACCTGGACCATTTCAATCCCGTGCTCGAAAAGATGATGCGGGATTCGCAACTGGTAACGGGCAGTTGCAGTGTGGATCTTCTGTTCGACAAGCCCGCTCCGGAGCGGCAGTTCCAGCGAGGCGACGTGCTGGCCTACACCGGGCACAGCGGCGCCGGCCCCGCGCATTTCCATTATGAGATCCGCGAGGGCGCGGTGCAGACCGATCCGTTGCTCTATTACGGTCCGCACGATAACCAGCCTCCGAAAATTCTCTCCGTGCGCTGGACGACGCTCTCTGACTTCAGCCCTTCCGACATCGGACAGCCCATTCTCGGAGGTGGGGGAAAGAAGGGAAGACGCGCGCCGGGCGGTAATGCGATTTCGGCAAGCGCCCCCGTCGCGTTCTTTGTTCAGGCATATGATCCGGGGCCGTGGGGACGCAATGCCACACCTTATGTCATGCGCGTCAAAGTGGATGGTCTGCCGGTCTACGAAGACACCACCGGCCGCATCAACCTTGCCGGACCGCGAAACATTTACGAGAAGACGGTCTGGCCGTTCAAGAGCGGCAAGCATAATGACCTATGGCGGCTGTTCGATGAGCCTGCGCCCCCCGAATATCAGGATTCCGCGCGCGATGGACGCGGCTGGCTCAGCCATTTGAACCACGCCGATGTGACCATTGAGATCGGGGACCGCGGCGGAAATGTGACTGCGGCGCACTTCACCGTCACCAGCGGTGCCTGGCCCCGCGTGACTCCCAAACCGCTGCCCAGAGAAATCCGCATCGGCGAATTCTGTCTCGACACCAAGAGCGATCCGGTGGCTGCGTGGGCCCGAATCACGGAACTCGGCTCCGATGAGATTTCCATCGGCCCGGCGGGATTTGCATTCAGCGGCAAAACAAAACTTTGCCACTGTCTGCGCGACTTGGAGCGCAAACAGGGAGCCTTTGTTTACGAGCGCGGCGGAAAATCCATCCGTGCCCAGTGGCCCAGCCTTTCCGAAGCGGGCGACACCCTGTCCTGTCAGATTCTGCGCGGCGGCATCTATGGCGTGGGCTTCGATCATGAACCTCCGTTGTTGACCCTGAGCGCCAAGGGCGACCGCCTTGGGTTTCATCTGACCGACGATCTGTCCGGAGTAGATTACACCGCTCTCCGCTGCACCGTGGACGGACTGACCGCGATTGCCGACTTCGAGTTTGAGGAACGCGGCGGAGATATTTGGACCCGGCAGCCGCTGAATCGCGGTGCACACGAGATTTCTTTTACCGCGGCTGACCGCGCAGGCAACAGCCGCACCTGGCACGAGACGGTTATGCTGCGTTAA
- the recG gene encoding ATP-dependent DNA helicase RecG — protein sequence MSSANLKEKSSLPTPSTPVHSGTPAGSRLSAPVEILYSIGPERAKALAEFDVQTVGDLLEFFPRRYLDRSHIARIGELQPTEHEVTVVGTVAYVQPMHTRRGRQWLVTGIDDGTGVLQLVWFQGISYWQKAMQLGQIVAVSGVITEKDTWQIVHPAVDRLGEEGDKEAYNTGRIIALYPGSLSLRRVGLESATFRRIISAALKLAKHELTEFLPSEDLHAIGALTRSEAIEQIHYPENWVQLQAAWQRIRYEELFFYQMLFARRRRLNATIPGGVAFETIGPITKKILEALPFKLTEGQKQVLHEIRTDLQKPIPMQRLLQGEVGSGKTTVALVAMAMAADSGYQSTLMAPTELLAEQHFNTITGPAEAAGMRVRIMRGKQKIAQRREVLNALATHVVDIAVGTHALLQEKVEFDKLGLVIVDEQHRFGVEQRAALRSKGTRPHLLLMTATPIPRTLRLSHVGDLDESILRELPGGARRVQTLRRNEMDRDKIYRFLVEQAKAGQRSFILCPLVEESEKVDTEAAVNYYERVAHGALREVSVGLVHGRQKPEEKYAALEKFRRNETSILVATPVIEVGVDIPEASAMLVENAERFGLAALHQLRGRIGRKGQKAWFILLPSSKLTVEAESRLKALMETDDGFVLAQKDLELRGSGEFFGTRQSGEFDLRYSDPVRDEALLLAARERAFSLIERDPDLSGYPALKARFEQKHAHKLEFLAGG from the coding sequence GTGTCCTCTGCGAACCTGAAAGAGAAGTCATCATTACCTACACCGTCCACACCGGTCCATAGCGGCACGCCGGCGGGCTCACGACTGAGCGCACCGGTGGAAATCCTCTACTCCATCGGACCGGAGCGCGCCAAAGCTCTGGCGGAATTCGATGTCCAGACGGTCGGTGATCTGCTGGAATTTTTCCCGCGCCGCTATCTGGATCGTTCCCACATTGCGCGCATCGGTGAACTCCAGCCAACCGAACATGAAGTCACTGTGGTGGGCACGGTGGCCTATGTTCAGCCGATGCACACCCGCCGTGGCCGCCAATGGCTCGTCACCGGAATAGACGATGGCACGGGCGTGCTGCAACTGGTGTGGTTTCAGGGCATCAGCTATTGGCAGAAGGCCATGCAACTCGGCCAGATCGTCGCCGTCTCCGGCGTGATCACCGAGAAAGACACATGGCAAATCGTCCATCCTGCCGTCGACCGTCTCGGCGAGGAGGGCGACAAGGAAGCGTACAACACGGGTCGTATCATCGCGCTCTATCCGGGCAGCCTGTCGCTGCGCCGCGTCGGACTGGAGAGCGCCACCTTCCGCCGCATTATCAGCGCCGCGTTGAAACTTGCCAAACACGAGCTGACGGAGTTTCTTCCCAGTGAAGACTTGCACGCCATCGGAGCCTTAACCCGCTCCGAGGCCATCGAGCAGATTCACTATCCGGAAAACTGGGTCCAGCTTCAAGCCGCCTGGCAGCGGATTCGCTATGAAGAGCTGTTCTTCTACCAGATGCTCTTTGCGCGCCGCCGCCGCCTGAACGCCACCATCCCCGGCGGTGTGGCCTTCGAGACCATCGGCCCCATCACCAAAAAGATTCTGGAAGCGCTGCCCTTCAAGCTCACAGAAGGGCAGAAGCAGGTCCTGCACGAGATCCGTACCGATCTGCAAAAGCCCATTCCCATGCAGCGCCTGTTGCAGGGAGAAGTCGGCTCCGGCAAGACCACCGTTGCCCTTGTAGCTATGGCTATGGCCGCCGATTCCGGCTATCAATCCACACTCATGGCGCCGACCGAGCTGCTCGCCGAGCAGCACTTCAATACCATCACTGGTCCCGCAGAAGCGGCGGGCATGCGCGTGCGCATCATGCGTGGCAAGCAGAAGATTGCCCAGCGCCGCGAGGTGCTGAATGCTCTGGCCACTCATGTGGTGGATATTGCCGTGGGTACTCATGCGCTCTTGCAGGAGAAGGTAGAGTTCGACAAACTGGGCCTGGTTATCGTGGATGAGCAGCACCGCTTCGGCGTCGAACAACGCGCCGCGCTGCGCTCCAAAGGCACGCGTCCCCATCTCTTGTTGATGACGGCCACGCCCATTCCGCGCACGCTGCGCCTGTCGCATGTCGGCGATCTGGATGAGTCCATTCTGCGCGAACTTCCCGGCGGCGCCCGCCGCGTGCAGACTCTGCGCCGCAACGAAATGGACCGCGACAAGATCTACCGCTTCCTTGTGGAGCAGGCCAAAGCCGGACAGCGGTCTTTCATCCTCTGTCCCCTCGTTGAAGAATCCGAAAAGGTGGACACCGAAGCCGCGGTCAACTACTATGAGCGCGTCGCCCACGGCGCGCTGCGCGAAGTGAGTGTCGGCCTCGTGCATGGCCGCCAAAAGCCGGAAGAGAAGTACGCCGCGCTGGAGAAATTCCGCCGCAACGAAACCTCGATTCTTGTGGCTACTCCGGTGATCGAAGTTGGGGTGGATATTCCCGAAGCGTCGGCGATGCTCGTGGAAAACGCGGAGCGCTTCGGTCTGGCCGCTCTGCACCAGCTTCGTGGCCGCATTGGCCGCAAAGGGCAGAAGGCCTGGTTCATCCTGTTGCCGTCTTCCAAGCTCACCGTTGAAGCCGAATCGCGTCTGAAGGCCCTCATGGAAACCGACGACGGCTTCGTACTCGCCCAGAAGGATCTCGAACTGCGCGGCTCCGGTGAATTCTTCGGTACACGGCAAAGCGGCGAATTCGATCTGCGCTACAGCGATCCCGTCCGCGACGAGGCCTTGCTGCTCGCCGCCCGCGAGCGCGCCTTCTCCCTTATCGAACGCGATCCCGACCTAAGCGGCTACCCCGCCCTCAAAGCCCGCTTCGAGCAGAAGCACGCCCATAAGTTGGAATTCCTCGCCGGAGGATAA
- a CDS encoding ParA family protein, translating into MPKAVAVVNQKGGVGKTTTAIHLAAGLALEGHRTLLVDIDPQNNATAGVGIAASEDRPGIYDLLINDAAAKDVITRTTIEGLDLVAADARLHGAEIELVEKPNREHILANAMKSLDDGYSFVFFDCPPSLGLLTLNALTAAHSIIVPMQCEYFALEGLAHLMKTVKLVQKQLNPPLEIEGIVLTMFDGRLNLSKQVADEIAQVFGNRVYKTAIARNVRLSEAPSYGQPVYVYDTASRGAQNYRDLTREFLTSQGQRVQEAAA; encoded by the coding sequence ATGCCAAAGGCTGTTGCTGTAGTCAATCAGAAAGGCGGCGTCGGAAAAACGACGACCGCGATTCATCTTGCCGCGGGTCTCGCCTTAGAGGGACACCGCACGTTGCTCGTGGACATTGATCCTCAAAATAACGCAACGGCCGGTGTTGGTATTGCCGCCAGTGAAGACCGGCCCGGCATTTATGATCTTTTGATCAACGACGCGGCCGCGAAAGACGTCATCACCAGGACAACCATCGAGGGACTGGACCTGGTCGCTGCCGATGCCCGGCTGCATGGCGCGGAAATCGAACTCGTCGAAAAGCCCAACCGTGAGCACATTCTGGCCAATGCCATGAAGAGCCTCGATGATGGCTATTCCTTCGTCTTCTTCGATTGTCCTCCTTCGTTAGGGCTGCTTACGCTGAATGCCCTCACCGCTGCCCATTCGATTATTGTCCCCATGCAGTGCGAGTACTTTGCACTCGAAGGGCTGGCCCATCTGATGAAGACCGTCAAGCTGGTGCAGAAGCAGCTCAATCCGCCGCTGGAGATTGAGGGCATCGTGCTCACCATGTTCGACGGACGGCTCAATCTTTCCAAGCAGGTCGCGGACGAAATCGCGCAGGTGTTCGGCAATCGCGTCTATAAGACGGCCATCGCGCGCAATGTCCGCCTGTCCGAGGCTCCCAGTTACGGGCAGCCGGTTTATGTCTACGATACGGCGTCACGGGGCGCGCAGAATTACCGCGATCTCACCCGTGAGTTTCTCACCTCGCAGGGGCAAAGAGTGCAAGAGGCTGCCGCATGA
- a CDS encoding ParB/RepB/Spo0J family partition protein: MKMKKGLGKGLAALISEADVPDENGTVVTDVAVKLVDPNPFQPRQVFDDEAIEDLKRSILAKGVLQPVLVRKYGERFQLIVGERRWRASCAAGLEHIPALVRESASDEDMLELAVLENLQREDLNPIEVAHAILKLQTTCSLTQEAVADKLGVSRAHVANTVRLLKLPETMQAAVCDGKITAGHARALLGILDPREQIELFQRYISDSRPTVRQAEDLKRMATGKAKRSNGEVSALDRRQELEIKKMEDRMRRTLSTRVKIKPKGRGGTIEIQFYTSDDLNRLLEFFDH, translated from the coding sequence ATGAAGATGAAGAAGGGTTTGGGCAAAGGGCTCGCCGCGCTGATTTCCGAAGCGGATGTTCCGGATGAAAACGGAACCGTTGTGACCGATGTGGCCGTAAAGCTGGTGGATCCCAATCCGTTCCAGCCCCGGCAGGTCTTCGATGATGAAGCCATCGAAGACCTCAAGCGTTCGATTCTTGCCAAGGGCGTTTTGCAACCGGTGCTCGTGCGCAAATACGGCGAGCGCTTCCAGCTTATCGTCGGCGAACGCCGCTGGCGCGCTTCGTGCGCGGCAGGATTGGAGCATATTCCCGCATTGGTGCGCGAGTCCGCCAGCGATGAAGACATGCTGGAACTGGCGGTGCTGGAGAATCTTCAGCGCGAGGACCTCAATCCCATTGAAGTCGCGCATGCGATTCTGAAACTCCAGACCACCTGCTCGCTGACGCAGGAAGCCGTCGCCGACAAGCTCGGCGTCAGCCGCGCTCACGTGGCCAACACCGTGCGGCTGCTCAAACTTCCCGAAACCATGCAGGCGGCGGTGTGCGATGGCAAAATCACCGCAGGCCACGCCCGCGCTCTGCTGGGCATCCTTGACCCGCGCGAGCAGATAGAACTTTTTCAGCGCTACATCTCCGACAGCCGCCCCACCGTACGGCAGGCCGAGGATCTGAAACGCATGGCCACCGGCAAGGCCAAACGATCCAATGGTGAGGTCTCCGCGCTGGATCGCCGACAGGAACTGGAGATCAAAAAGATGGAAGACCGCATGCGTCGCACGCTGTCCACGCGTGTCAAAATCAAGCCCAAAGGACGCGGTGGCACTATCGAAATACAGTTTTACACGTCTGATGATCTTAATCGCTTACTGGAATTCTTCGACCATTGA
- a CDS encoding rhomboid family intramembrane serine protease, which produces MIPIRDELPTTRKPFVTVGLIVINCVVFLWQIVQPAPVQENIVFTFGAVPAQLMADFQQLPQFPAHWFTLISSMFLHGGFLHLAGNMLYLWIFGNNVEDYLGHFRFTLFYFACGIVAALTHAVSDVLSTVPMIGASGAISGVLGAYLLLYPKARVVLLIWFFFFLRFVRVPAFVVLGFWFVMQLSGILSSPINQAGGVALWAHVGGFIFGFAVVRLLGGPRRPKPYFA; this is translated from the coding sequence ATGATTCCGATTCGTGATGAACTCCCTACCACGCGTAAGCCTTTTGTCACCGTCGGCCTCATCGTCATCAACTGCGTTGTCTTTCTTTGGCAGATTGTGCAGCCCGCGCCGGTTCAGGAAAATATCGTCTTCACATTCGGAGCGGTGCCGGCGCAGCTCATGGCGGACTTCCAGCAACTGCCGCAGTTCCCCGCGCACTGGTTCACGCTGATCTCTTCGATGTTCCTGCACGGCGGCTTCTTGCACCTTGCGGGAAATATGCTGTACCTGTGGATCTTCGGCAATAATGTCGAAGACTACCTCGGACACTTCCGCTTCACGCTTTTTTATTTTGCCTGCGGCATTGTGGCGGCGCTCACCCACGCGGTATCCGATGTGCTGTCCACGGTGCCGATGATCGGCGCGTCAGGTGCCATCAGCGGTGTGCTCGGAGCCTATTTGCTCCTGTACCCCAAAGCGCGCGTGGTGCTGCTCATCTGGTTCTTCTTCTTCCTGCGGTTCGTCCGCGTTCCGGCGTTCGTTGTGCTCGGCTTCTGGTTTGTGATGCAGCTTAGCGGCATCCTGTCATCGCCCATCAATCAGGCGGGCGGAGTGGCGCTCTGGGCGCACGTCGGAGGATTCATTTTCGGTTTTGCCGTGGTCCGTCTGCTCGGAGGTCCCCGCCGCCCGAAGCCGTACTTTGCCTGA
- a CDS encoding DUF4139 domain-containing protein — MRVLLVFAALSLSLALAAWAQPGVTLTIYNKDLMAVRETRPIELSRGVSEYRYTDVAARIDATSVTFTAPGVELLEQNFDFDLLSTEQLLKKFSGKEVEVVTDKGEVLRGDLMTSSSGGDSYYSSRQVILRLPDKSLRTFDSQHIAGMHYPTLPDGVIMTPTLRWRVNAESGGTKQAEIAYLTKGISWRADYSMVLSEESDAVLLGAWVTIDNKCGASYRDAKLKLLAGDVHHADDKVAAAMAVAYKAAAPSTEQPFEEHGLFEYHMYTLERPANVLDKETKQIELFKPTHAKATRIYEYNPQRKEDRVGVMMEFENNQANGLGMALPGGLVRVYQNDKDGAREFLGDDRIDHTPKNEKVRVRVGEAFDITVAREAKDRRRQPNNSVDTDWEVRLRNHKSQVVTVDVLDHIVGIWNLVRSNYHFEKNDAQTIEASVLCEPEREVIITYTVHTGP; from the coding sequence ATGCGAGTCCTGCTTGTCTTCGCCGCACTTTCACTGTCGCTCGCGTTGGCCGCTTGGGCACAACCCGGCGTTACGCTGACGATTTACAACAAAGACCTGATGGCTGTCCGGGAGACGCGGCCGATTGAGCTTTCCCGTGGCGTGTCCGAATACAGATACACAGATGTCGCGGCACGCATTGACGCCACCTCCGTAACGTTCACTGCTCCCGGTGTCGAGCTTCTCGAGCAGAACTTCGATTTTGATCTGCTATCTACCGAACAACTGCTGAAGAAGTTCTCGGGCAAAGAGGTGGAAGTAGTGACGGATAAGGGAGAGGTATTGCGGGGAGACCTGATGACGTCTTCCAGTGGCGGAGACAGCTATTACTCCTCGCGGCAGGTGATCTTGCGTCTGCCGGACAAATCCTTGCGCACCTTCGATTCGCAGCACATCGCGGGCATGCATTACCCGACGCTTCCCGACGGGGTTATCATGACACCCACGCTGCGCTGGCGAGTGAATGCGGAGAGCGGTGGCACAAAACAGGCTGAGATTGCCTATCTGACCAAAGGCATTTCCTGGCGCGCAGATTATTCCATGGTGCTGAGCGAGGAGTCCGATGCCGTATTGCTGGGCGCTTGGGTAACCATTGACAACAAGTGTGGCGCGAGCTACAGGGATGCCAAACTGAAGTTGCTCGCGGGCGATGTGCATCACGCGGACGATAAAGTGGCCGCCGCGATGGCCGTGGCCTACAAGGCCGCGGCGCCCTCAACTGAACAGCCGTTTGAAGAGCACGGTCTTTTCGAATACCATATGTATACCTTGGAGCGGCCTGCCAACGTGCTCGACAAGGAGACGAAGCAGATTGAACTCTTCAAGCCCACCCACGCCAAGGCCACGCGCATTTATGAGTATAATCCGCAGCGTAAGGAAGACCGCGTGGGCGTCATGATGGAATTTGAGAACAATCAGGCGAATGGCCTCGGCATGGCGCTCCCGGGAGGTCTGGTGCGTGTTTACCAGAATGACAAGGATGGCGCGCGCGAGTTCCTCGGCGACGACCGCATTGACCACACTCCCAAAAACGAGAAGGTGCGAGTCCGGGTAGGCGAGGCCTTCGACATAACGGTTGCCCGCGAGGCCAAGGATCGGCGCCGCCAGCCCAACAACAGCGTCGACACCGACTGGGAAGTGCGCCTCCGTAATCACAAGTCTCAAGTCGTTACGGTTGACGTGCTGGATCACATTGTCGGTATCTGGAATCTTGTCCGGTCCAACTATCATTTTGAAAAAAATGATGCTCAAACAATAGAAGCCAGTGTCCTCTGCGAACCTGAAAGAGAAGTCATCATTACCTACACCGTCCACACCGGTCCATAG